The Pseudomonas eucalypticola genome has a window encoding:
- a CDS encoding cold-shock protein, whose protein sequence is MSQRQSGTVKWFNDEKGFGFITPESGPDLFVHFRAIQGNGFKSLKEGQKVTFIAVQGQKGMQADEVIAEA, encoded by the coding sequence ATGTCCCAACGTCAGAGCGGTACCGTCAAGTGGTTTAACGACGAGAAAGGTTTTGGTTTTATCACTCCAGAAAGCGGTCCGGATCTGTTCGTGCACTTCCGCGCTATTCAGGGCAACGGCTTCAAGAGCCTGAAAGAAGGCCAGAAAGTGACTTTCATCGCCGTTCAAGGCCAGAAAGGCATGCAAGCTGACGAGGTTATCGCTGAGGCTTGA
- the gcvT gene encoding glycine cleavage system aminomethyltransferase GcvT: MSEQLQKTPLHALHLELGARMVPFAGYDMPVQYPLGVMKEHLHSREQAGLFDVSHMGQIRLTGSDAARALETLVPVDIVDLPVGMQRYAMFTNETGGILDDLMVANLGNDTLFLVVNAACKDQDLAHLRAHIGERCTIEPLFEERALLALQGPAAVTVLARLAPQVAQMTFMQFAPVSLLGVDCYVSRSGYTGEDGFEISVPAASAEALARRLLAEPEVAAIGLGARDSLRLEAGLCLYGHDMDTATTPIEASLLWAISKARRADGMRAGGFPGAQAIFAQQQAGVARKRVGLLPQERTPVREGAEIVDESGAVIGVVCSGGFGPTLGGPVAMGYVDAAHGALDTSVWAIVRGKHVAMKVSKMPFVAQRYYRG, translated from the coding sequence ATGTCCGAACAACTGCAAAAGACCCCGCTGCACGCCTTGCACCTGGAACTGGGTGCGCGCATGGTGCCGTTCGCCGGCTACGACATGCCCGTGCAGTATCCGCTCGGGGTGATGAAAGAACACCTGCACAGCCGTGAACAGGCCGGCCTGTTCGACGTTTCGCACATGGGCCAGATCCGCCTGACCGGCAGCGATGCCGCCCGTGCACTGGAAACCCTGGTGCCCGTCGACATCGTCGACCTGCCCGTGGGAATGCAGCGCTACGCCATGTTCACCAACGAGACTGGCGGTATCCTCGACGACCTGATGGTCGCCAACCTGGGCAACGACACCCTGTTCCTGGTAGTCAATGCCGCCTGCAAGGACCAGGACCTGGCCCACCTGCGCGCCCACATCGGCGAGCGCTGCACCATTGAACCGCTGTTCGAGGAACGCGCCCTGCTGGCCTTGCAGGGCCCGGCGGCGGTCACCGTGCTGGCACGCCTGGCACCACAGGTGGCGCAGATGACGTTCATGCAGTTTGCCCCGGTTTCGTTGTTGGGCGTGGACTGCTACGTGAGCCGCTCAGGCTATACCGGCGAAGACGGCTTCGAAATTTCCGTGCCCGCTGCCAGCGCCGAGGCCCTGGCCCGTCGCCTGCTGGCCGAACCCGAGGTGGCTGCCATCGGCCTGGGCGCCCGCGACTCGCTGCGCCTTGAAGCCGGCCTGTGCCTGTATGGCCATGACATGGACACTGCCACCACACCGATCGAAGCCAGCCTGTTGTGGGCCATCTCCAAGGCCCGCCGTGCCGACGGCATGCGTGCCGGTGGCTTCCCTGGCGCCCAGGCCATCTTCGCCCAGCAGCAAGCCGGCGTGGCCCGCAAGCGCGTGGGCCTGCTGCCACAGGAACGCACCCCGGTGCGCGAGGGCGCCGAAATCGTCGACGAAAGCGGCGCGGTCATCGGTGTCGTCTGCAGCGGCGGCTTCGGCCCTACCCTGGGCGGCCCCGTCGCCATGGGCTATGTCGACGCCGCTCACGGCGCGCTTGATACATCCGTATGGGCTATCGTGCGCGGCAAGCACGTGGCGATGAAAGTCAGCAAAATGCCGTTCGTGGCACAGCGTTACTACCGCGGTTAA
- a CDS encoding L-serine ammonia-lyase, producing MSLSVFDLFKIGIGPSSSHTVGPMRAAARFVEGLRRDDLLGATTSVKVELYGSLGATGKGHGSDKAVLLGLEGSHPDTVDTRTVNDRLQAIRDSGRLNLLGVHSIAFQEKQHLAMIRKPLPFHPNGMIFRAFDESGLQVRSREYYSVGGGFVVDEGAAGADRIVEDTTVLPYPFKTAKELLAHCSTQGLSISQLMLANEGAWRPEAETRAGLLNIWQVMQDCVEAGCRNEGILPGGLKVKRRAAALHRQLCKNPEASLRDALSVLDWVNLYALAVNEENAFGGRVVTAPTNGAAGIVPAVLHYYMRFIPGASEDGVVRFLLTAAAIGILYKENASISGAEVGCQGEVGVACSMAAGALCEVLGGSVQQVENAAEIGMEHNLGLTCDPIGGLVQVPCIERNAMGSVKAINAVRMALRGDGVHFVSLDKVIRTMRQTGADMKSKYKETARGGLAVNIIEC from the coding sequence ATGTCCCTAAGCGTTTTCGACCTCTTCAAGATCGGCATCGGCCCCTCCAGCTCCCACACGGTGGGCCCCATGCGGGCCGCCGCACGCTTCGTCGAAGGCCTGCGACGCGATGACCTGCTCGGCGCCACCACCAGCGTCAAGGTCGAGCTGTATGGCTCGCTGGGCGCCACCGGCAAAGGCCACGGCAGCGACAAGGCCGTGTTGCTGGGGCTGGAAGGCTCGCACCCGGATACCGTCGACACCCGTACCGTGAACGACCGCCTGCAGGCCATCCGCGACAGCGGCCGGCTCAACCTGCTGGGCGTGCACAGCATCGCCTTCCAAGAAAAGCAGCACCTGGCGATGATCCGCAAGCCACTGCCTTTCCACCCCAACGGCATGATCTTCCGCGCCTTCGATGAAAGCGGCCTGCAGGTGCGCAGCCGCGAGTACTACTCGGTGGGCGGTGGTTTCGTGGTGGACGAGGGCGCGGCCGGCGCCGACCGCATTGTCGAAGACACCACGGTGCTGCCCTACCCCTTCAAGACCGCCAAGGAACTGCTGGCCCATTGCAGTACCCAGGGGCTCTCCATCAGCCAATTGATGCTGGCCAATGAAGGCGCCTGGCGCCCGGAAGCCGAGACCCGCGCCGGCCTGCTGAACATCTGGCAGGTGATGCAGGACTGCGTCGAGGCGGGTTGCCGCAACGAAGGCATCTTGCCCGGCGGGCTGAAGGTCAAGCGCCGGGCCGCGGCCTTGCACCGGCAATTGTGCAAGAACCCCGAGGCGTCGTTGCGCGATGCCTTGTCGGTGCTCGATTGGGTCAACCTCTACGCCCTGGCCGTCAACGAGGAAAACGCCTTCGGTGGGCGCGTGGTCACCGCGCCCACCAATGGCGCGGCCGGTATCGTGCCGGCGGTGCTGCACTACTACATGCGCTTCATTCCCGGGGCCAGCGAAGACGGCGTGGTGCGCTTCCTGCTCACCGCCGCCGCCATCGGCATCCTCTACAAGGAAAACGCCTCTATCTCGGGTGCCGAGGTGGGCTGCCAGGGCGAGGTCGGCGTGGCCTGCTCCATGGCTGCCGGGGCGTTGTGCGAGGTGTTGGGCGGCAGCGTGCAACAAGTGGAAAACGCCGCCGAGATCGGCATGGAGCACAATCTGGGGCTGACCTGCGACCCCATTGGCGGCCTGGTGCAGGTGCCCTGCATCGAGCGCAACGCCATGGGTTCGGTGAAGGCCATCAATGCGGTGCGCATGGCCCTGCGCGGTGACGGCGTGCACTTCGTCTCGCTGGACAAGGTCATCCGCACCATGCGCCAGACCGGCGCCGACATGAAAAGCAAATACAAAGAGACCGCCCGCGGCGGCCTGGCCGTCAACATCATCGAATGTTGA